The proteins below are encoded in one region of Balaenoptera acutorostrata chromosome 11, mBalAcu1.1, whole genome shotgun sequence:
- the TRMU gene encoding mitochondrial tRNA-specific 2-thiouridylase 1 isoform X3, translated as MQGARHVVCAVSGGVDSAVAALLLRRRGYQVTGVFMKNWDSLDEHGVCTADKDCEDAYRVCQILDIPFHQVSYVKEYWNDVFSDFLNEYEKGRTPNPDIVCNKHIKFSCFFNYAVDNLGADAVATGHYARTSLEDEEVFQQKHIKRPEGLFRNRFEIRNVVKLLQAADSFKDQTFFLSQVSQDALRRTLFPLGGLTKDFVKKIAAENSLHHVLQKKESMGICFVGKRNFENFILQYLQPRPGKFISIEDNKVLGTHKGWFLYTLGQRAKIGGLREPWYVVEKDSARGDVLVAPRTDHPALYRDLLRTGRVHWVAEEPPAALVRDKMMECHFRFRHQMALVPCVLTLNQDGTVWVTAVKAVRALALGQA; from the exons ATGCAGGGGGCGCGGCACGTTGTGTGCGCCGTGTCGGGCGGGGTGGACAGCGCTGTGGCCGCGCTGCTGCTGAGGCGGAGAG gttACCAGGTGACAGGGGTGTTTATGAAGAACTGGGACTCACTGGATGAGCATGGAGTTTGCACGGCTGACAAAGACTGCGAAGATGCTTACAGAGTTTGCCAAATCCTAGACATCCCCTTCCATCAAGTGTCCTACGTGAAGGAGTATTGGAATGATGTGTTCAG tgattttttaaatgaatatgaaaaaggaagaaCTCCCAATCCTGACATAGTCTGCAACAAGCATATCaaattcagttgtttttttaattatgctGTGGATAATCTTG GAGCAGATGCAGTCGCTACGGGTCACTATGCAAGAACGTCCCTGGAGGATGAAGAGGTCTTTCAGCAGAAGCACATTAAGAGGCCAGAAGGGCTTTTCAGAAATCGATTTGAAATTAGAAATG TGGTAAAACTTCTCCAAGCAGCTGACAGCTTTAAAGACCAGACCTTCTTTCTCAGCCAGGTTTCCCAGGATGCCCTGAGGAGAACCCTCTTCCCCCTGGGGGGATTAACGAAagattttgtaaagaaaatagcTGCTGAGAATAGTCTTCATCATGTGCTTCAGAAAAAAGAG AGCATGGGCATCTGTTTCGTTGgtaaaagaaattttgaaaatttcattCTTCAG TACTTACAGCCTCGACCTGGtaaatttatttctatagaaGACAATAAAGTTCTGGGAACGCATAAAG GTTGGTTCCTGTATACTTTGGGCCAGAGAGCCAAGATAGGTGGCTTACGGGAGCCCTGGTACGTGGTGGAGAAGGACAGCGCCAGGGGCGACGTGCTCGTG GCCCCCCGGACAGACCACCCGGCCCTGTACAGGGACCTGCTGCGGACCGGCCGCGTGCACTGGGTGGCGGAGGAACCGCCCGCAGCCCTGGTCCGCGACAAGATGATGGAGTGCCACTTCCGGTTCCGCCACCAGATGGCGCTAG TGCCCTGCGTGCTGACCCTCAATCAAGACGGCACTGTGTGGGTGACGGCCGTGAAGGCCGTGCGGGCTCTCGCCCTGGGACAG